The DNA sequence CGCCCAACCCGAACCCCGGGCGCAGGAACTGTGCGCGGCCTTCCACCCCAAGGCATTGGCCGACATGGCGGCCACCCCCTGTCCCGGCTGCCCGGACCGGATGCGCTATGCGATCACCGTGACGGACGCGACCGGCCCGCACGCCATCACTCTTTCTGAGGGTCAGATGCCCCCCGAGATGCTGGACCTGCTGGACGATCTTTAGATCCAGCCCTTCCAACGCAGGAACAGCCATGTCCCCAGGGTCGTCCCGCCCATCAGGATCAGGGCAAAGGCATAGCCCCAGGGTTCGTCCAACTCCGGCATGTTTGTGAAGTTCATCCCATAGACGCTGGCGATCAGCGTCGGCGGCAGGAACAGCGCCGCGACGACCGACAGGATGCGGACCGTGTTGTTCTGTTGCAGGTTGATCAGGCCAAGCGTGGTGTCCACCGCCAGGCTGACCCGCCCGCCCAGGAAATCGGCATGCACCTCCAGCGCCTGGATGTCGCGCATCTGGGCACGGGTGGCGGCACGCAGGCGGCCCTCCTCGGGGCGGTCCTCCAGCGTGGCGGTATAGAACGCTTGCATCCGCTCGACCGTCAGCAGGGCCAGGCGGACGCGCGCCATCGTCTCGGCCTCGCGTCCGACATCCTGCAGCGCGGCCTGCAACCGGTCCGAGGCCGCGGCGACCGCGCGGCGTTCGAACACCGCGGCGGTGGTCTGGTCCAGCGTGCGGCCGGCCCCTTCCAGGATGTCGGCCAGCCGGGCGATGATCTCCTCGACAAGGCCCAGGAACAGGCGGTCGGGCGTGCCGCAGCCCAGGGTCGAGCGTTCGGCGCGTTCGGGATAGGTCAGGAACGGCCGCGGCGAATGGTGGCGCACTGTCACCAGCCGGTCCGTCGACAGGATGAACGTCACCGGCATCGAGATCCGGTCACCCCCGGCGCGCTCTCCCGGCAGCATCGCGGTCATGTAGTCCAGCCCGTCCTCGCGATAGAGGCGGTTGGACAGCTCGATCTCCTCCATCTCGGCCAGGCTGGGAACAGGCACGCCAAGCACGCGCAGCTGCGCGATCTCGGCGTCGTTCGGCTGGATCAGGTCGATCCATGCCGCGTCCGCGACATCGCGTTCTGCGGCAAGGCGCACCAGGCGACCGTTCTCGATGGAATAGGCGTAATACATGCGACGCTCCGGTCGGTTCGCCCCCGTGGTGCCCTACCGCGGACAAACGATCAAGCGGATGTGGAAAGGGGCGCCCCGGATGGGACGCCCCTTACTGGCGGTTGCGGCAGGGCGATCACTTGTCGCGATAGTAATCGTCGATTTCGCGGTCGGCCTCGTCCTTGGTCCAGCCGTATTTTTCCTGCAGCTTGCCGGCCAGCTTGTCCTTGTTGCCGTCGATCTGATCCAGCTCGTCGTCGGTCAGTTCGCCCCATTTGACCTTGGTCGCGCCTTTCAGCTGCTTCCATTTGCCTTCGATGATATCCCAGTTCATTTCCGCCTCCTTTTCAGACGTTCATATGCCGGAATAACGCCCGCAGCCGTGGCAGGTTCCTAGCGGACAAGGTCGGGCGGCACGCCGCCGTCCATATGGGCCTGCAGGTTCGCCAGCGCGCGCAGGCCCATGCGGGTGCGCGTGTCGTCGGTGGCCGTTCCCAGATGCGGCAGCAGCGTGGCATTGGGGGCATCCCGCAGGGCGTGGGGCACATGAGGCTCTTGCGCATAGACATCCAGGCCCGCGCCCGCGATGCGGCCGTCCACCAGGGCTGCGATCAAGGCGTCCTCGTCCACCACGTCGCCGCGGGCGATGTTGACCAGCACGCCTTGGGGACCCAGGGCCTCCAGTTCGGCCGCGCCGATCAGGCCGCGCGTGGCCGCACCCCCCGGCACGGCGATCACCGCCACGTCGCAGGCCGCCAGCATGGCGCGCAGATCACCGATCTGCCGGGCCGGAAAGTCCAGCCCCGCGACGGTCGAGCGGTTGAAGAACACCACTTCCATCCCGAAGCCCAGATGCGCGCGCCGCGCGATGGCCTGACCGATCCGGCCCATGCCGACGATGCCCAGGGTGCGGCCCGACATCTCCGCGCCCAGCAGTTGCGTGGGGTTCCACCCGGTCCAGCCGCCCGCC is a window from the Paracoccus marcusii genome containing:
- a CDS encoding 2-hydroxyacid dehydrogenase, whose amino-acid sequence is MKVLVTRPMTDRATAAIRAACDAIFRDNTPLTVDQAGQAMRDYDAIIPTLGDAFGAEAFQGDLRCRLLANFGAGFNHIDIAAARAAGVAVTNTPDVVTDATADIALTLMLMVLRRASEGERLLRAGGWTGWNPTQLLGAEMSGRTLGIVGMGRIGQAIARRAHLGFGMEVVFFNRSTVAGLDFPARQIGDLRAMLAACDVAVIAVPGGAATRGLIGAAELEALGPQGVLVNIARGDVVDEDALIAALVDGRIAGAGLDVYAQEPHVPHALRDAPNATLLPHLGTATDDTRTRMGLRALANLQAHMDGGVPPDLVR
- a CDS encoding protealysin inhibitor emfourin, with amino-acid sequence MIIEIRSHGGFGGITAATSRRIDTDAQPEPRAQELCAAFHPKALADMAATPCPGCPDRMRYAITVTDATGPHAITLSEGQMPPEMLDLLDDL
- a CDS encoding magnesium transporter CorA family protein, coding for MYYAYSIENGRLVRLAAERDVADAAWIDLIQPNDAEIAQLRVLGVPVPSLAEMEEIELSNRLYREDGLDYMTAMLPGERAGGDRISMPVTFILSTDRLVTVRHHSPRPFLTYPERAERSTLGCGTPDRLFLGLVEEIIARLADILEGAGRTLDQTTAAVFERRAVAAASDRLQAALQDVGREAETMARVRLALLTVERMQAFYTATLEDRPEEGRLRAATRAQMRDIQALEVHADFLGGRVSLAVDTTLGLINLQQNNTVRILSVVAALFLPPTLIASVYGMNFTNMPELDEPWGYAFALILMGGTTLGTWLFLRWKGWI
- a CDS encoding CsbD family protein, with protein sequence MNWDIIEGKWKQLKGATKVKWGELTDDELDQIDGNKDKLAGKLQEKYGWTKDEADREIDDYYRDK